In Microbacterium cremeum, a genomic segment contains:
- a CDS encoding acetyl/propionyl/methylcrotonyl-CoA carboxylase subunit alpha, whose amino-acid sequence MPQIAKVLVANRGEIAVRVIRAARDAGKASVAVYAEQDRDALHARLADEAYALDGATSADTYLSIEKILSVARRSGADAVHPGYGFLAENADFARAVIGAGLVWIGPGPEAIEALGDKVTARAVAEKVGAPLAPGTPGPVAGADEVVAFAEQVGLPIAIKAAYGGGGRGLKVARTMDEVPELFDSATREAITAFGRGECFVEKYLDKPRHVETQCLADAAGNVVVVSTRDCSLQRRHQKLVEEAPAPFLTEEQNRVLYESSKAILREVGYVGAGTCEFLIGADGTISFLEVNTRLQVEHPVSEEITGIDLVREQFRLAEGEELGYDDPVADGHSIEFRINGEDPGRGFLPQPGPIHVFKTFGGPGIRLDSGVTAGDTVSGAFDSLLAKIIVTGRDRAEALERARRALDEFEVAGLPTVLPFHRKVVRDPAFAAENGEFGVYTRWIETEFVNDIAPWDGELDAPKPAETRHTVVVEVAGKRLEVSLPDRVVSAPRAVGRPAAVPPSRRSHAPSVVSGASGDAVKSPMQATVVKFAVEEGQHVVKGDLVVVLEAMKMEQPIQAHKDGVIGGINADPGTTVSAGHQLLTIT is encoded by the coding sequence ATGCCTCAGATCGCCAAGGTTCTCGTTGCCAACCGCGGCGAGATCGCCGTCCGCGTCATCCGCGCCGCCCGCGACGCCGGCAAGGCGTCGGTCGCCGTCTACGCCGAGCAGGACCGCGACGCCCTGCACGCCCGGCTCGCCGACGAGGCCTACGCGCTCGACGGCGCGACCAGCGCCGACACCTACCTCTCGATCGAGAAGATCCTGTCGGTGGCGCGCCGCTCGGGTGCAGACGCCGTGCACCCCGGCTACGGATTCCTCGCCGAGAACGCCGACTTCGCGCGCGCCGTGATCGGGGCGGGCCTGGTGTGGATCGGCCCCGGTCCGGAGGCGATCGAGGCGCTCGGCGACAAGGTGACCGCCCGCGCGGTCGCCGAGAAGGTCGGTGCGCCGCTGGCTCCCGGCACGCCCGGACCCGTCGCAGGCGCCGACGAGGTCGTCGCGTTCGCCGAGCAGGTGGGCCTGCCCATCGCGATCAAGGCGGCGTACGGCGGCGGCGGACGCGGCCTCAAGGTCGCGCGCACGATGGATGAGGTGCCCGAGCTCTTCGATTCCGCCACGCGCGAGGCGATCACGGCGTTCGGCCGCGGCGAGTGCTTCGTCGAGAAGTACCTCGACAAGCCGCGTCACGTCGAGACGCAGTGCCTCGCGGATGCCGCGGGCAACGTCGTCGTCGTCTCGACGCGCGACTGCTCGCTGCAGCGCCGCCACCAGAAGCTCGTCGAGGAGGCACCGGCGCCGTTCCTCACCGAGGAGCAGAACCGCGTGCTGTACGAGTCGTCGAAGGCGATCCTGCGCGAGGTCGGCTACGTCGGCGCCGGCACGTGCGAGTTCCTCATCGGCGCCGACGGCACGATCTCGTTCCTCGAGGTCAACACGCGCCTGCAGGTCGAGCACCCGGTGTCGGAGGAGATCACCGGGATCGATCTGGTGCGCGAGCAGTTCCGCCTCGCCGAGGGCGAGGAGCTCGGCTACGACGACCCGGTCGCCGACGGCCACTCGATCGAGTTCCGCATCAACGGCGAAGACCCCGGTCGCGGCTTCCTGCCACAGCCCGGCCCGATCCACGTGTTCAAGACGTTCGGCGGCCCCGGCATCCGTCTCGACTCGGGAGTCACCGCGGGCGACACCGTCTCGGGCGCGTTCGACTCGCTGCTCGCGAAGATCATCGTCACCGGCCGCGACCGCGCCGAGGCCCTCGAGCGCGCGCGCCGCGCCCTCGACGAGTTCGAGGTGGCGGGCCTTCCGACCGTGCTGCCCTTCCACCGCAAGGTGGTGCGCGACCCCGCCTTCGCCGCCGAGAACGGCGAGTTCGGCGTGTACACGCGCTGGATCGAGACCGAGTTCGTGAACGACATCGCGCCGTGGGACGGCGAGCTCGACGCGCCGAAGCCCGCCGAGACGCGCCACACCGTCGTCGTCGAGGTCGCCGGCAAGCGCCTCGAGGTGAGCCTTCCGGATCGCGTCGTATCGGCGCCCCGAGCCGTCGGGCGCCCGGCCGCGGTTCCGCCGTCGCGCCGCTCGCACGCCCCGTCGGTCGTGTCGGGCGCTTCGGGCGACGCGGTCAAGTCGCCGATGCAGGCCACCGTCGTCAAGTTCGCCGTCGAGGAGGGCCAGCACGTCGTCAAGGGCGACCTGGTGGTCGTGCTCGAGGCGATGAAGATGGAGCAGCCCATCCAGGCGCACAAGGACGGCGTCATCGGCGGCATCAACGCCGACCCCGGCACGACGGTCTCGGCCGGCCACCAGCTGCTCACCATCACCTGA
- a CDS encoding NAD(P)H-quinone dehydrogenase has product MSISFERTQSVAIIGGGPGGYEAALAGAQLGAEVTVVERAGIGGAAVITDVVPSKSLIATADAAVAIAGAGDLGVQLFAKGKDGKPLKPEIAINLTAVNKRLLALARQQSDDMRASLVEAGVRIISGHGRLEGDHAVVVSTGPGGTDFDRIEADTLVVSTGSSPRELPTAKPDGERILTWTQLYNMTALPEHLIVVGSGVTGAEFAGAYMNLGAKVTLVSSRDQVLPGEDKDAAAVLERVFKRGGMTLLSKSRADRVENTGDGVVVTLSDGRTVEGSHCLMAVGSIPNTSGIGLEEAGVQMTESGHIQVNRVARTSVPNIYAAGDCTTFVPLASVASMQGRTAVFHALGDVVIPLERRRITSNIFTAPEIATIGWQEKDIEDGLINGVVHKLPLAANPRAKMMGVKDGFVKIIAREGSGTVIGGVIVAPRASELVYPIAIAVERRLTVDQVSRVFAVYPSLSGSITDAARAMHVVDHNVYGG; this is encoded by the coding sequence ATGTCGATCAGCTTCGAGCGCACGCAGAGCGTCGCCATCATCGGAGGCGGACCCGGAGGCTACGAGGCGGCACTGGCCGGCGCGCAGCTGGGAGCAGAGGTCACCGTCGTGGAACGCGCGGGGATCGGCGGCGCGGCGGTGATCACCGACGTGGTGCCCTCGAAGTCGCTCATCGCCACCGCCGACGCGGCGGTCGCGATCGCCGGCGCCGGAGACCTCGGCGTGCAGCTGTTCGCGAAAGGCAAGGACGGCAAGCCGCTCAAGCCCGAGATCGCGATCAACCTCACGGCCGTGAACAAGCGCCTCCTCGCCCTCGCCCGGCAGCAGTCCGACGACATGCGAGCCTCGCTCGTCGAGGCCGGCGTCCGCATCATCTCGGGCCATGGTCGTCTCGAGGGCGATCACGCGGTCGTGGTGTCGACGGGCCCCGGCGGCACCGACTTCGACCGGATCGAGGCCGACACGCTCGTGGTGTCGACGGGATCGTCGCCGCGCGAGCTGCCCACCGCCAAGCCCGACGGCGAGCGCATCCTCACCTGGACCCAGCTGTACAACATGACGGCGCTGCCCGAGCACCTCATCGTGGTCGGGTCGGGCGTCACCGGCGCCGAGTTCGCCGGCGCGTACATGAACCTCGGTGCGAAGGTCACGCTCGTGTCGAGCCGCGATCAGGTGCTTCCCGGGGAGGACAAGGATGCCGCGGCCGTACTGGAGCGCGTCTTCAAGCGCGGCGGCATGACGCTGCTGTCGAAGTCGCGCGCCGACCGGGTCGAGAACACCGGCGACGGCGTCGTCGTGACGCTGTCGGACGGGCGCACCGTCGAGGGCAGCCACTGCCTCATGGCGGTCGGCTCCATCCCCAACACGTCGGGAATCGGGCTCGAGGAGGCCGGCGTGCAGATGACCGAGTCCGGCCACATCCAGGTCAACCGCGTCGCCCGCACCTCGGTGCCCAACATCTACGCCGCCGGCGACTGCACGACGTTCGTGCCGCTCGCCTCGGTCGCGTCGATGCAGGGGCGCACCGCGGTGTTCCACGCGCTCGGCGATGTCGTGATCCCGCTCGAGCGGCGCCGCATCACCTCGAACATCTTCACCGCGCCCGAGATCGCGACGATCGGCTGGCAGGAGAAGGACATCGAGGACGGCCTGATCAACGGCGTCGTGCACAAGCTGCCGCTCGCGGCGAACCCGCGCGCGAAGATGATGGGCGTCAAGGACGGCTTCGTCAAGATCATCGCCCGCGAGGGCAGCGGCACCGTCATCGGCGGCGTCATCGTCGCGCCGCGCGCGTCGGAGCTCGTGTACCCGATCGCGATCGCGGTCGAGCGCCGTCTGACGGTGGACCAGGTGTCGCGCGTGTTCGCGGTGTACCCGTCGCTGTCGGGCAGCATCACCGATGCCGCGCGCGCCATGCACGTTGTCGACCACAACGTCTACGGCGGCTGA
- a CDS encoding purine-nucleoside phosphorylase → MSDTTGNPLDDPAADPFEVAAAAAEDIARITGVDRHDIALTLGSGWGKAAEIVGETTASFPATEVTGFSAPALAGHVGTLRSVVTPKGRRVLVIGARTHFYEGHGVRRVVHSVRTAAAAGARTMVLTNGAGGIKHTWRPGQPVLISDHINLTGASPLEGATFIDLTDLYSMRLRDLARTIDPSLDEGVYCQFRGPQYETPAEVHMAKTIGGHIVGMSTALEAIAARQAGMEVLGFSLITNMAAGIQTTPLSHQEVIEAGREAEPVISSLLARVIGAL, encoded by the coding sequence ATGTCAGACACCACCGGCAACCCGCTCGACGACCCCGCAGCCGACCCGTTCGAGGTCGCCGCCGCAGCCGCCGAGGACATCGCACGCATCACCGGCGTCGACCGCCACGACATCGCGCTCACCCTCGGCAGCGGCTGGGGCAAGGCCGCCGAGATCGTGGGCGAGACCACGGCGTCGTTCCCCGCCACCGAGGTCACGGGGTTCAGCGCGCCCGCGCTGGCCGGCCACGTCGGCACCCTGCGCAGCGTCGTGACGCCCAAGGGCCGGCGCGTGCTCGTGATCGGGGCCCGCACCCACTTCTACGAGGGCCACGGCGTGCGGCGCGTGGTCCACAGCGTGCGCACGGCCGCGGCGGCCGGTGCACGCACGATGGTGCTCACCAACGGCGCGGGCGGCATCAAGCACACCTGGCGGCCCGGGCAGCCGGTGCTCATCAGCGACCACATCAACCTCACCGGAGCCTCGCCGCTCGAAGGCGCGACGTTCATCGACCTGACCGACCTGTACTCGATGCGGCTGCGCGATCTGGCGCGCACCATCGATCCGTCCCTCGACGAAGGCGTGTACTGCCAGTTCCGCGGGCCCCAGTACGAGACTCCCGCCGAGGTGCACATGGCCAAGACGATCGGCGGCCACATCGTGGGCATGTCGACCGCCCTCGAGGCCATCGCCGCACGGCAGGCGGGCATGGAGGTGCTGGGCTTCTCGCTCATCACGAACATGGCGGCCGGCATCCAGACCACTCCCCTCAGTCATCAGGAGGTGATCGAGGCGGGCCGCGAGGCCGAGCCGGTCATCTCATCGCTGCTGGCCCGCGTGATCGGGGCGCTGTGA
- a CDS encoding phospho-sugar mutase, with translation MNAEAVLAAARAWLAQDPDGETRAELRELIADTENGDEAAAADLADRFATRLAFGTAGLRGELGAGSNRMNRVLVAQAAAGLAAYVRERAGMPPLAAEPAPAPAGTAAEELTEPPSAEALEAEGPETPGILDDAPVVVIGYDGRRNSDVFARDSAEIFAGAGLRAILLPRLLPTPVLAFAVRHLGAAAGVMVTASHNPPNDNGYKVYLGGDDEGSQIVSPADAEIAAHIQQVADAADISTLPRSLAFELATEEVVDAYVAATAGVAPAPPAAAGLRWVYTAMHGVGWETLARIVEQAGYPTPVPVRDQLDPDGTFPTVAFPNPEEPGAMDLAFAAAREADAELVIANDPDADRLAVALPDAGAEGGWRRLTGNEIGLLLGWRAAQRATAEGAPAGASLACSLVSSPGLQAVAEHFGLDFHATLTGFKWISRAPGIVYGFEEALGYLVNPETVRDKDGISAAVAMLGLVTEARGRGAGLADLLREFDDTFGAFASDQVSVRVDDVSQIAQVMAALRARHPESVGDVAVDRIDDLLDGVDDLPPGDVLRLWLADGSRVIVRPSGTEPKLKLYLDVRGESRDDATRRIAALADGARALLAEYGG, from the coding sequence GTGAACGCCGAGGCTGTGCTCGCCGCCGCGCGGGCATGGCTCGCGCAGGATCCGGACGGCGAGACCCGCGCCGAGCTGCGCGAGCTGATCGCCGACACCGAGAACGGCGACGAAGCGGCGGCGGCCGATCTCGCCGACCGCTTCGCGACGCGGCTCGCGTTCGGCACGGCGGGCCTGCGCGGTGAGCTCGGCGCCGGCAGCAACCGCATGAACCGCGTCCTCGTCGCGCAGGCGGCGGCCGGCCTCGCCGCCTACGTGCGCGAGCGGGCGGGGATGCCTCCGCTCGCGGCCGAGCCTGCGCCGGCGCCTGCCGGCACCGCGGCCGAGGAGCTGACCGAACCGCCGTCCGCGGAGGCCCTGGAGGCCGAGGGACCCGAGACGCCCGGCATCCTCGACGACGCCCCCGTCGTCGTCATCGGATACGACGGCCGCCGCAACTCCGACGTGTTCGCACGCGACTCGGCCGAGATCTTCGCGGGCGCGGGCCTGCGGGCGATCCTCCTGCCGCGCCTGCTGCCCACCCCGGTGCTCGCGTTCGCCGTGCGCCACCTCGGGGCCGCCGCGGGCGTCATGGTCACCGCGAGCCACAACCCGCCGAACGACAACGGCTACAAGGTGTACCTCGGCGGCGACGACGAGGGCTCGCAGATCGTCTCGCCCGCCGACGCCGAGATCGCCGCGCACATCCAGCAGGTCGCGGATGCCGCCGACATCAGCACCCTGCCCCGCTCGCTCGCCTTCGAGCTCGCGACCGAGGAGGTCGTCGACGCCTACGTCGCCGCGACAGCCGGCGTCGCGCCCGCACCGCCCGCCGCAGCCGGCCTGCGCTGGGTCTACACCGCCATGCACGGCGTGGGGTGGGAGACGCTCGCGCGCATCGTCGAGCAGGCGGGCTACCCCACCCCGGTGCCGGTGCGGGACCAGCTCGACCCCGACGGCACCTTCCCGACGGTCGCGTTCCCGAACCCCGAGGAGCCGGGCGCGATGGACCTCGCGTTCGCGGCGGCGCGCGAGGCCGACGCCGAGCTCGTCATCGCGAACGACCCCGACGCCGACCGGCTCGCCGTCGCTCTGCCCGATGCCGGCGCCGAAGGCGGGTGGCGCCGGCTCACGGGGAACGAGATCGGGCTGCTGCTCGGCTGGCGCGCCGCACAGCGCGCGACCGCCGAGGGTGCGCCCGCCGGCGCCTCGCTCGCATGCTCTCTGGTGTCGTCGCCCGGTCTGCAGGCCGTCGCCGAGCACTTCGGGCTGGACTTCCACGCGACGCTCACCGGCTTCAAGTGGATCTCGCGCGCTCCCGGCATCGTGTACGGCTTCGAAGAGGCGCTCGGGTACCTCGTGAACCCCGAGACCGTGCGCGACAAGGACGGCATCTCGGCGGCCGTCGCGATGCTCGGCCTGGTGACCGAGGCACGCGGTCGCGGCGCGGGTCTGGCCGATCTGCTCCGCGAGTTCGACGACACCTTCGGCGCGTTCGCGAGCGACCAGGTGTCGGTGCGGGTCGACGACGTCTCGCAGATCGCGCAGGTCATGGCGGCGCTGCGGGCGCGGCATCCGGAATCCGTCGGCGATGTCGCCGTCGACCGCATCGACGACCTGCTCGACGGCGTGGACGACCTCCCTCCCGGCGACGTGCTGCGGTTGTGGCTCGCCGACGGATCGCGGGTGATCGTGCGTCCGAGCGGCACCGAGCCCAAGCTGAAGCTCTACCTCGACGTGCGCGGCGAGTCGCGCGACGACGCCACGAGGCGCATCGCCGCCCTCGCCGACGGTGCGAGGGCGCTGCTGGCCGAGTACGGCGGCTGA
- a CDS encoding MFS transporter, whose protein sequence is MARADEENETDAATAAVDDPPHWLRHVVLFLSGQTVSLFGSMLVQYAVFWYLTITYQSGLVMTMAAVFGFLPQAVVSIFGGVWADRHNRKYLIMGADAAIALSTLTLALIMIAGYSEVWLIFATMAVRSAGAGIQMPAVSALIPQIAPTRNLIRVNGVNGSIQSAMALLAPAAAGAIYAWASTATGGTAASLIPIFFIDVVTAVIGVGILALIPVRTIRRAAEAQTGYFADLVDGVRYIAHHAFVRWLLVLFAIIFLLTVAPSNLTPLMLVRSFPAGETQDVVNLAVLEIAFSIGMMLGGILVASLFAKRSRIGLIVVSSLVFGALSIGLGLSPNVWVFFGFMFLVGLAVPFFSTPSMTLLQETVEPERQGRVFGFVGIVMAVAMPVGMVVFGPLADVVPIEALLVAAGLLTFVVVGLSVWLPAGQRAIAAARRAAQVAEADPAAAATVVEAEMHAKDS, encoded by the coding sequence ATGGCGCGCGCCGACGAAGAGAACGAGACGGATGCCGCCACCGCCGCCGTCGACGATCCCCCGCACTGGCTGCGCCACGTCGTCCTCTTCCTGAGCGGTCAGACGGTCAGCCTGTTCGGGTCGATGCTCGTGCAGTACGCGGTGTTCTGGTACCTGACCATCACGTACCAGTCGGGGCTCGTGATGACCATGGCGGCCGTCTTCGGCTTCCTCCCACAGGCGGTGGTGTCGATCTTCGGCGGCGTGTGGGCCGATCGCCACAACCGCAAGTACCTGATCATGGGCGCCGACGCGGCGATCGCCCTGTCCACGCTGACGCTCGCGCTCATCATGATCGCCGGCTACAGCGAGGTGTGGCTCATCTTCGCCACGATGGCGGTCCGCTCCGCGGGCGCCGGCATCCAGATGCCTGCGGTCTCGGCCCTCATCCCGCAGATCGCGCCGACCCGCAACCTCATCCGCGTCAACGGCGTCAACGGGTCGATCCAGTCGGCCATGGCGCTGCTGGCCCCCGCCGCCGCGGGCGCGATCTACGCGTGGGCGTCCACCGCGACCGGGGGCACCGCGGCATCCCTCATTCCGATCTTCTTCATCGACGTCGTGACGGCGGTCATCGGCGTCGGCATCCTCGCCCTCATCCCGGTGCGCACGATCCGCCGGGCCGCCGAGGCGCAGACCGGCTACTTCGCCGACCTCGTCGACGGGGTGCGCTACATCGCGCATCACGCGTTCGTGCGGTGGCTGCTCGTGCTGTTCGCGATCATCTTCCTGCTGACGGTCGCCCCGTCGAACCTCACCCCGCTGATGCTGGTGCGCTCGTTCCCGGCCGGCGAGACGCAGGACGTCGTCAACCTCGCCGTGCTCGAGATCGCCTTCAGCATCGGCATGATGTTGGGCGGAATCCTGGTGGCTTCGCTCTTCGCCAAGCGCAGCCGCATCGGCCTGATCGTGGTGTCATCGCTCGTGTTCGGCGCCCTCTCGATCGGCCTGGGTCTCTCACCGAACGTGTGGGTGTTCTTCGGCTTCATGTTCCTCGTCGGACTCGCGGTGCCGTTCTTCTCGACGCCGTCGATGACGCTGCTGCAAGAGACGGTGGAGCCGGAGCGCCAGGGGCGCGTGTTCGGGTTCGTCGGCATCGTGATGGCGGTCGCGATGCCGGTGGGCATGGTCGTGTTCGGCCCCCTCGCCGACGTGGTGCCGATCGAGGCGCTCCTGGTGGCAGCCGGCCTCCTCACCTTCGTCGTGGTCGGCCTCTCGGTGTGGCTGCCGGCCGGTCAGCGCGCCATCGCGGCCGCGCGACGAGCGGCGCAGGTGGCCGAGGCCGATCCCGCCGCGGCAGCCACGGTCGTCGAGGCCGAGATGCACGCGAAGGACTCCTGA
- a CDS encoding GNAT family N-acetyltransferase — translation MLLTLPVTLENAHVRLEPLTADHEADLAVAADGLEHAWYTSVPRPDRVGADIAQRLAWRDEGHMNPWAVRRLDTGRVVGTTTYCNIDQPNRHVEIGHTWLGVEAQRTAVNTAAKLLLLGHAFEACDAIAVEFRTHWHNRQSRAAIARLGAKQDGVLRNHRLGPDGTLRDTVVFSILPHEWPAVKLGLEERLARG, via the coding sequence GTGCTGTTGACCCTGCCCGTCACCCTCGAGAACGCCCACGTCCGGCTGGAGCCCCTCACCGCAGACCACGAGGCCGACCTCGCGGTTGCCGCGGATGGCCTCGAGCATGCGTGGTACACCTCGGTGCCGCGCCCGGACCGCGTCGGCGCCGACATCGCGCAGCGCCTCGCGTGGCGCGACGAGGGCCACATGAACCCGTGGGCCGTACGACGCCTCGACACCGGCCGCGTCGTCGGCACGACGACCTACTGCAACATCGATCAGCCCAACCGGCACGTCGAGATCGGACACACCTGGCTCGGCGTCGAGGCGCAGCGCACGGCGGTCAACACCGCCGCGAAGCTCCTGCTGCTCGGACACGCCTTCGAGGCGTGCGACGCGATCGCGGTGGAGTTCCGCACGCACTGGCACAACCGCCAGTCCCGCGCCGCGATCGCCCGGCTCGGCGCCAAGCAGGACGGCGTGCTGCGCAACCACCGCCTCGGCCCCGACGGCACGCTGCGCGACACCGTGGTCTTCTCGATCCTCCCCCACGAGTGGCCCGCGGTGAAGCTCGGCCTCGAGGAGCGCCTGGCCCGCGGTTGA
- a CDS encoding BglG family transcription antiterminator: MTRARQDRLLGLLVRDADWVTASALADALGVTPRSIRSYVTAVNTRVAPGVAVESGPHGYRAGPDAAAALRAAGEAGTPRDRLHTLVRSLLDSSDGIDVFETADRLHVSPATLDADLARVRGLLGGTELTLERSASQARLRGTEAAQRRLLSRLAHDEMDAGSFDLAALRRTLGEGSVGAQAFGPFKTDLVARLGELGWFVNEFGIGDVVMHIAIAADRVSRDRPLAGSDADSRPEQAEVAAIIGELAERHLGVRLGSGDLQHLATLVLTRVVAPGGAPGDTHEHTRAQLEPEVEQAVRDIVQRAAAEFLVDIVHEDFILRLALHVQNLRLRARERAWSRNPLTRSLKSTYPMIFEVAVFIANGLHERLDIPLLDDEIAYIAMHVGGRLERSRRADQLLTATIVCPGYYELHELLRSSVDRSLGQAIEVVGVETRVDPDWDTIDTDLVLTTIDPAVPGDRIVRIQPFLTDADVERVQAAAGRVRRSRRLARLRGELERYFEPAAFVRGLESGLGEDGVIRLLGEPLIAAGVIDGDYVERTIQREQLSSTAFTDALAVPHALGMTASRTAIAIGIADPSIPWGDGRVQVVALVAFSESDREAFQTVFEQFVEVFSERDSVQRIVRRATSFTAFLDELVAVIDG; the protein is encoded by the coding sequence GTGACCCGAGCTCGACAGGACCGCCTGCTCGGCCTGCTCGTGCGCGACGCGGACTGGGTGACGGCATCCGCCCTCGCCGACGCGCTCGGCGTGACGCCCCGCAGCATCCGTTCGTACGTGACGGCGGTCAACACCCGCGTGGCACCGGGCGTCGCGGTGGAGTCGGGGCCTCATGGCTACCGGGCAGGACCCGATGCCGCGGCCGCCCTGCGCGCGGCGGGCGAGGCGGGCACCCCGCGCGACCGCCTGCACACGCTGGTGCGTTCGCTGCTCGACAGCTCCGACGGGATCGACGTTTTCGAGACGGCCGACCGGCTGCATGTGTCACCCGCGACCCTGGACGCCGACCTCGCCCGCGTGCGCGGCTTGCTCGGGGGCACCGAGCTGACACTCGAGCGCTCGGCCTCGCAGGCGCGGCTGCGAGGCACTGAAGCGGCGCAGCGCCGGCTGCTGAGCCGCCTGGCGCATGACGAGATGGATGCCGGATCCTTCGACCTCGCCGCTCTCCGGCGCACGCTCGGCGAGGGGTCGGTCGGTGCGCAGGCGTTCGGGCCGTTCAAGACCGACCTGGTGGCGCGGCTCGGCGAGCTGGGCTGGTTCGTCAACGAGTTCGGCATCGGCGACGTCGTGATGCACATCGCGATCGCCGCCGACCGCGTCTCGCGCGATCGCCCGCTGGCGGGCTCGGACGCCGACTCGCGGCCCGAGCAGGCCGAGGTCGCCGCCATCATCGGCGAGCTCGCCGAGCGCCATCTCGGGGTGCGGCTGGGCAGCGGCGACCTGCAGCACCTCGCGACGCTCGTGCTCACGCGCGTCGTCGCGCCGGGAGGGGCGCCCGGCGACACTCACGAGCACACGCGCGCGCAGCTCGAGCCCGAGGTCGAGCAGGCGGTGCGCGACATCGTGCAGCGCGCCGCGGCGGAGTTCCTCGTCGACATCGTGCACGAGGACTTCATTCTGCGGCTCGCCCTCCACGTGCAGAACCTGCGGCTGCGGGCGCGTGAGCGGGCGTGGTCGCGCAATCCGCTCACCCGGTCGCTGAAGTCGACGTACCCGATGATCTTCGAAGTCGCGGTGTTCATCGCCAACGGCCTCCATGAGCGCCTCGACATCCCGCTGCTCGACGACGAGATCGCCTATATCGCGATGCACGTCGGAGGCCGGCTCGAGCGCAGCAGGCGCGCCGACCAGCTGCTCACCGCGACGATCGTGTGCCCCGGCTACTACGAGCTGCACGAGCTGCTGCGCTCGTCGGTCGACCGCTCGCTCGGCCAGGCGATCGAGGTCGTCGGCGTCGAGACGCGCGTCGACCCCGACTGGGACACGATCGACACGGATCTCGTGCTCACCACGATCGACCCGGCCGTGCCGGGGGACCGCATCGTCCGCATCCAGCCGTTCCTCACCGACGCGGATGTCGAGCGCGTCCAGGCGGCCGCGGGCCGGGTGCGCCGCTCGCGCCGGCTGGCGCGGCTCCGCGGCGAGCTCGAGCGGTACTTCGAGCCGGCCGCGTTCGTGCGCGGTCTCGAGTCCGGGCTCGGCGAGGACGGCGTCATCCGCCTCCTCGGCGAACCGCTCATCGCGGCCGGGGTGATCGACGGGGACTACGTCGAACGCACGATCCAGCGCGAGCAGCTGTCGTCGACCGCGTTCACCGACGCGCTCGCGGTTCCGCACGCGCTCGGGATGACGGCATCCCGCACCGCCATCGCCATCGGCATCGCCGACCCGTCGATCCCGTGGGGCGACGGTCGCGTGCAGGTGGTGGCGCTCGTGGCCTTCTCGGAGTCCGACCGCGAGGCGTTCCAGACCGTGTTCGAGCAGTTCGTCGAGGTCTTCTCCGAGCGCGACAGCGTGCAGCGCATCGTGCGCCGCGCGACCTCCTTCACGGCCTTCCTCGACGAGCTCGTCGCCGTCATCGACGGCTGA
- a CDS encoding PTS sugar transporter subunit IIB produces the protein MRILVVCGAGASSTFVAQRVRHAAHDRGLAYTAFAGTEQSLPIDLDAADVVLVGPHLAHALERIERDAAARGTTVVLLPSDIFRDLDGTRTLDLVHAAVGGPGGPPPAADAPPE, from the coding sequence ATGAGGATCCTGGTGGTCTGCGGAGCGGGTGCCTCGAGCACCTTCGTCGCACAGCGCGTGCGCCACGCCGCACACGACCGGGGCCTCGCCTACACCGCCTTCGCCGGCACCGAGCAGTCGCTCCCGATCGATCTCGATGCCGCCGACGTCGTACTCGTCGGTCCGCACCTCGCGCATGCGCTGGAGCGCATCGAGCGGGATGCCGCCGCACGGGGCACGACGGTGGTGCTGCTGCCGTCCGACATCTTCCGGGATCTCGACGGCACGCGCACGCTCGACCTGGTGCATGCCGCGGTCGGAGGCCCCGGGGGGCCGCCTCCGGCCGCGGACGCCCCACCCGAATGA
- a CDS encoding HPr family phosphocarrier protein, which yields MPPISRTVRIGSSHGLHARPAKMFAQAAKDAGIPVTIAKDSGSPVNAASILGVIALGVEQGDYVTLTADGDGAEATLDRLAELLTTDHDAQ from the coding sequence ATGCCACCCATCTCACGCACGGTCCGCATCGGCTCGTCCCACGGACTCCACGCACGCCCCGCGAAGATGTTCGCCCAGGCGGCGAAGGATGCCGGCATCCCGGTGACCATCGCGAAGGACTCCGGCAGCCCGGTCAACGCCGCGAGCATCCTGGGCGTGATCGCACTCGGCGTCGAGCAGGGCGACTACGTCACCCTCACTGCGGACGGCGACGGCGCGGAAGCGACGCTCGACCGGCTCGCAGAGCTGCTGACCACCGACCACGACGCGCAGTGA